Genomic window (Aquimarina sp. BL5):
GATTAACAGGATTACAACCGGATACCGCATATTATTTTGTAATTAAAGATAGTGAAGGTGTCTCTGATCGATTTTGGTTTAAAACTGCTCCAAATGATCCTAATACCAGATTATCTATTGTTGCAGGAGGTGATTCTAGAAATAATAGAACTCCAAGACAAAATGCTAATAAGCTAGTTTCTAAACTGAGGCCACATGCGGTGTTATTTGGAGGTGATATGACAGATGACTCTACAAACTCACAATGGCAAAACTGGTTTAATGACTGGCAATTAACTATTGGATCTGATGGTAGAATGATTCCTGTGGTAGCCGCTAGAGGAAATCATGAAGACTCTAATAACGTTAGAGATTTATTTGATATCCCTACAGATGCTGGAGGGGAATACTATGCATTAAGTTTTGGAGGTAATTTAATAAGGACTTATACACTTAACACGGAAGTGACTCCTGGAGGCACCCAAGGCAATTGGTTACAGAATGATCTAACTGCAAATGCAGCAAATCACTTCTGGGCAGTAGCTCAATATCATAGAGCTACCCGACCTCATCAATCCGGAAAATCAGAGCAGAATGATCAATATGAAGCTTGGTCTAAACCATTTTATGACCACGCCGTGCAGTTAGTAATGGAAAGTGATTCCCACGTAGTCAAACGTACCTGGCCAATCAAACCTTCTACAGGAAATGGTAGCGATGAAGGTTTCATTAGAGCAGATACAGATCCCAATAGTGCTATCTATGTAGGAGAAGGATGCTGGGGAGCTCCTACCAGAAGCGCCAATGATTCGAAAGATTGGACAAAGGCTTCTGGTTCTTTTAATCAATTTAAATGGTTATGGATAGATAAGGAAAAGATCGAACTAAGAACTATAAAAGTGGATAACGCTGATGAAGTTGGACTGTTAAATGATACTAATTTATTTACACTCCCTTCTAATATTGATCTATGGAATCCAAATGGAGGAACAGTAGTAAACATTGAGAATCCACACACTGGAAACGTATTAAGTACAGAAGATGTTAATGTAACTTCCAATTTCAGCATATATCCTAATCCTATAATATCAGGATTACTGACTATTAACAACACTAATTATTCAGAAACAGAAAATAATAGTGCCGTTATTAGAGATATTCTAGGTAAGGTTATTGAGAAAATTGATTTCACCTCTAAAATCACTAAATACAATACTGATCATTTAAGATCTGGTGTATACTTTATGAATGTCACTACAGAAAAAGGAAACAAAAGCTACAGATTTATAAAGGGGTAGCACTTTCTTATTACTTTACTTTTAGCAACTTTTGGGATCCTAAAAAGGTGGTCCGAAATTATGTGTTAGAAAGTTATACCTTTGACCCATTATTTAATAAAATCATCAATTAATAAAATTGCTACCGCAAAATAATGGCTCGTAAACTAAAGAACAGTGAACTTGATCGTAAAACCATAACAGAGTTCAAAACGGCTAAAAAAACACCTTTGATTATTATTCTAGATAACATCAGAAGTCTTAATAACATTGGATCTGTTTTTAGAACCGCTGATGCATTTTTGATCGAAAAAATATACCTCTGTGGGATTACCGCTACTCCACCGCATAAAGATATTCAGAAAACCGCGTTGGGAGCTACTGATACTGTGGATTGGGAGTATACAGAAAATACAATAGATCTGGTTACCAAACTCCAATCCGAAAACATCAAAATCCTATCTATTGAGCAAGCAGAAAACGCTACAATGCTAAATACTTTTAGCCCAGAACCTAATCAAACCTATGCTATTATTTTTGGAAATGAAGTCAAAGGAGTTCAACAGGAAGTAGTTTCTGCAAGTGATCAAGTTATTGAAATTCCTCAATATGGAAGCAAGCACTCCTTAAATATCTCTGTAAGTACTGGAATTGTAATTTGGGATCTGTTTTCGAAATTATAAAAAATCTTAAACAAATTAGCTTACTAACAAAAAGGGGCTCTACAAATTTCTATTTAACTTTTAACTTCAACCAAAAGTAGGTTGCTATTCATCCATCTGAAATCATTTTTGATATTCAAAAAAAGAAAAAATGGCTATCAACGAAAAGCAAAATTTACAATATTAGAATTATCTTGATTTGCATTAACTATTAGGCTGATCAGTATCAAATTACCCTTTGACAAAATCATAACGTAAATGATATTTAGAAACTGATTTTGGAAACGTTAACCTAAACTCTTAATCTACTAATGAAACCTAAAAATCCATTAAAAATAAACAAAACCTAGCAAGATTTGTATCAATTTTGTTAACTGCTTGAATTTTCTTTCGAGTAGTTTTACACTTCACACTAAAAAGTCTCAAATCAATTTTTCTTAACAGAAAAATATTGAAGATTTAATTTCCATTCGTAAAATAATAATTCATTTTTATCTATTTTTAATAATACTCAACTAATTTATATAAGGCATCAATGAATAATTCAGAAACAATCAATCCAAGGCTTATTTCTATTTTAAAAATATCCGCTTTTTTGATTTTTTTAGGAAGAGCTTATCAGCATATAGTATGGGATGCCCCTTATCGTACATTTTTATGGGATGAATCTATGTTACAAGGTATTATAGAAAACATTTTCAATACTTCCTGGAATGAATATGTAACAAGTGGTGCGGTTGACAATGGAATAAACACAATGACAAAAGTCATAGGCGTATTATATTTAGCATGTGCCATTGTTGCTCTAATCATTAAACCAAATATGAAAAAAGTAGGTAAACTTTTTTTATTGGGCGGTAGTTTTGGACTCTTTATACTAGCTGTTCTGTATTGCAAACAAAAATTTCTTCACGTAGGGCAATTTTTTGAATATATGATTCAATTTATGTCACCCGTTCTATTGTATTTAGCATTGTTTACAACCGTCGAGTTTAAAAAAATCCGTTTAATAGCACTAATAGCTATCGCATTCACCTTTAGTTGTCATGGTCTCTATGCAATAGGGTATTATCCAAGACCAGGTAATTTCATCGACATGACTTTAAACACCTTACCTATCAGTGAACCTAGTGCTCATATGCTATTAAAAATTGCTGGTATTCTAGATTTTGTGGTTGCAATTGCCATTTTTATCCCAAAGATTTCTTATCCTGCTTTGGTCTATGCTTTTATATGGGGAGGACTCACTGCCTTAGCTCGTTTGGTAGGACATTTTCATATTGAGTTTTTAGGAAACTCATTTAATCAATGGACTTGGGAAGTTTTAATACGTTTACCACATGCATTGATCCCTTTATTTGTCATAGTAGCAGATCGACCAGAAATTTCTTTCTTTAAAAATAAATTACTTAATATTAAACAACACACAGAAACCGTATCATAATTATTTACAGTACCTATAAATTAAATTGTAAGATTTGTTTTGTAAGTTTAAGGCTAACTAACTCAATTACTATTCTTATAATGAAATACATCTCTGCAATACTGGTCATTTGTCTAACTTTAATAAGTTGTAACGAAAAAACAACAGAAGCTAAAAAAGAAGCATCTATGACAGAAGATCAACTGATCGCAAAAGCAAAAAAAATACATAAAAACGTTATTACACTAGACACACATTGCGATATTAATATTAAAAACTTTACAGATTCTATTAATTACACACAAGATCTAAACTCTCAGATTACCTTACCAAAAATGAATAAAGGTGGATTAGATGTTGCTTGGTTTATTGTGTATACAGGACAAGATTCACTGAACACCGAAGGGTTTGACAAAGCTCATAAGATTGCTATGTCTAAATTTGATGCAATTCACAGATTAGTAGACACCATTGCTCCGAACCAGATTGAATTAGCGTTAACTTCTGAAGATGTACGTAGAATTCATAAATCCGGTAAAAAGGTAGCGATGATTGGGATTGAAAACGGCTATCCAGTGGGAACCGATATCAATAATGTAAAAAAGTTTTATGATTTAGGAGGAAGATATATGTCATTATCTCATAACGGGCATAGCCAACTCTGTGATTCTAATACAGGTGAAGCGGATGATGTATGGCTACATAATGGATTAAGTGATCTAGGAAAAGAAGTAGTGGCCGAAATGAATAAATGGGGTATGATGATCGACGTATCTCATCCATCTAAGGAATCCATGCGTCAGATGATCGAGCTTTCTAAAGCGCCTATTATTGCTTCACACTCTTCCGCAAGAACGTTATGTGATCATAGTAGAAATCTAGATGACGAACAATTACAATGGTTAAAAGAAAATGGAGGTGTCGTGCAAACAGTCGCTTTTACTTCTTACTTAAATACTGAAAAATTCGAAAAGAGAGTTGTAAAAGAAGTAGAAATAGGAAAACAAATTGCGGATTCTATGGGTATTACTTGGTTAGAACGAGAAGAAGTTATGAAACTTAGTTCTGAAGAAAAAGAAACCTACTATGATTTTTTAGGAAAAATGGCCGCGATAAGACGGGCAAAGGTCAAAAAAATGACCGACTTACCTCCTGCTGTTGATGTGGTGGACTTTGTAAATCACATTGACTATATGGTTGAAAAGATTGGCATTAAACACGTTGGTATTAGTTCTGATTTTGATGGTGGTGGCGGAATCGAAGGCTGGAGTGATGCTTCAGAAACCTTCAATGTTACCTTAGAATTAGTAAAACGTGGATATACTGAAGAACAAATAGAAAAACTTTGGAGCGGTAATTTACTTCGTGTTTTGGATGAAGTTCAAAAAGTTGCTAATGAGCTTCAGAAAGGATAGATTATTTGGTCAACTGACTCAATATCCAAATATAATCTGCTCTGTTTAAAATAAAATCTTTTTCAGATATATCAATAACCTTTACATTAAAGTGTGCTTGTGATTTAATGAATTGCAAGTACCCTTTGTTAATCTTATTCAGATATTCTGCAGGGATTTTCTGTTCATAGTCTCGACCTCGTTTTTTTATGTTTTCTAACAACCGCTCTGTATTTTGATACAAATACACGTACAAACCTGGCTTTGGTAAATCCCTGTACATTATATCAAAAACCTTTTTGTACAGTTTATATTCATCTTCTTGCAATGTTACCTGAGCAAAAATCAATGATTTAAACACATCATAATCACTTACCACAAAATCTTTAAATAGATCCAATTGACCAATATCATCCTGTAATCGTTGATAACGATCTGCCAAAAATGACATTTCTAGCGGAAAAGCATATCGTTCCATATCTTCATAGAACTTGGGTAAAAAAGGATTATCTGCAAAACGTTCTAACACCAACTTAGCATTAAACTCTTCTGCTATCAGACGTGCTAGACTTGTTTTACCAGCTCCAATATTACCCTCAATAGTAAGGTATTGAAAAGTCGATAAGGAATATTTCGCCTTAGGACCTAGCATCACTTCAGACAGCTTAGTCACCACGGATACATCTGCAGTTTTCTCTAATAACTGATGTACAGTTTGATTTAATATTGGGTGCACTAATTCTGCTGCGATTTCTTCAAGAGGTTTCAAAACAAAAATTCGATCTTGCATAGATGGATGAGGAACAATCAAGTTCTCGGTTTCTATGATTCCTTCTGAAGAAAAAACAATATCCAGATCGATCGTTCTTGCTTCATATCCTTCCCCATCTTTTCTACTTCTTCCTAAAGAATTTTCTATTTCCAAAAGCTTATCCAATACTTCTGAAGTAGAATAAAACGTCTTCACAAGAATACAAGCGTTATAAAAATCATCACTACTAAATCCCCAAGCCGGTGTTTGATAAACACTAGAAACACTTACTACATTTCCGACAGTTTCATAAATTGCTTCTAAAGCTTGCTGAAGATAATCCAGTCGATTGCCTATATTACTTCCTAACGAAATATGTATATGATTTGATGTTTTCAAATGAGGATATTTATATTCTGATCAGAACTCCGTATTTTTAAGAACAAATTAAGGAAAACAAAACCACTTCACCTTATTTTTGGGCGAAGTATTATGAACTAATTATATTTTGAATAAAACTTCCCTAAATCTTAAAGATAAAATAACGGCATACAGGATTTACTTGATACTTGGAGCTTTATTTATTTCCTCTCTTGTAGCATCAAATCTTATTTTCCAGAAATTTTTTTACTGGGATTTTTTTGGAGTGTATACTTTCGAAATTTCTGTTGGAATTTTGCCATATCCAATTACTTTTTTAATCACGGATATTATTAGTGAAATCTATGGAAAAAGAAAAGCCAATCAAATTGTTACTGCTGGTATTTTCGCATCATTCTTTTCTTTACTAATTATATACGTTTCTAAAGAAGTTCCTGCCACGAGCTGGTCTCCTATTAATGATGAAATATTTACCAAAGTTTTTGGTGCAACTGTGGTAGCGGTTTTTGCCTCCATGATGGCGTATCTTTTTGCACAGTATATCGACATTCAGATTTTTCATTTTTGGAAAAGAATAACGAAAGGGAAACACTTATGGATCAGAAACAACTTTTCTACTTTTGCTTCTCAGTTTATAGATACTTTTACCGTATTATTATTGTTATGCGCTACTGGAGTTATTGATTGGGATCGTTTTGGAGTATTATTACTCAATGGGTTTTTATTCAAAGTATTGGTTGCGGCTTTTGACACTCCGCTGCTGTATATAGCTGTTTATTTCTTAAGAAAAAGGTTTGGACTAAAACAGGGAGGTGAATTAGCTCTTGAAATTTAAAAAAATCTAACAAATAGTTAACTCAAAAATAGCAACATCGTACCTTTGTAATGCGTTACTTTACATAAAAGCATTAAAATGATCAAAAAAGCCCTTAAAATCTTCGGAATTCTTGTTGCTCTATTAATTATAGTAATCATTTCGATACCGCTCTTATTTGGAGGAACAATAAAAGACAAAATACGGTATTTAGCTAATGAGCATGTAAATGCTAAAGTTGATTTTGCCGATGTAGATATTAGCTTGATTAGGAGTTTCCCAAAGGCGTCTGTTATCATTGATGAACTTTCGATCATTAATTTTGCTCCTTTTGAAGGTGATACGTTAGCTTATGCTAAAAAGATATCGCTAGATATGTCTATAAACGAATTATTTAAAGATGCTGAAGAACCTATCAGTATTCAAAAATTTATCATAGACGAAGCAAACATTGGAATTAAGACTGACTCAATAGGGAATTCTAATTTTGACATTGCTAAAGCATCAGAACAAACAGAAGTAGCGACTAAAGAAGAAAGTGGTTCTTTTACCTTCGAACTAGATCATTATGAAATAAATAATAGTAAGCTTTTATACCAGAATGATATCAGCAAGATCGCTTTACTTATGACTAATGTAAATCATAGCGGTGATGGATCTTTATCCGGAGAAAATATAGTATTAGACACAGCATCCAGCTCTGAAGTTTCTTTTAGTTTAGACAACACCAAATACCTCAATAAAAATTCACTGAAACTTGAAGCCGAATTAGAATTAGACCTCGAAAATCAGCGATACACATTCAAAGAAAATAAGGCTTTTATAAATCAACTTCCTCTAGAATTTGAGGGATTCGTACAGCTTTTTGAAAAATACACAGATGTAGATCTTAGTTTTAAAACCCCTTCATCGGATTTTAAAAATTTCTTAGCCGTTATACCTGAAGTATATGCCAAAAATCTAGATGGGGTTCAAACCACTGGAGATTTCTCTGTAAATGGAATCATCAAGGGAAAAACTGATGATGTATATATCCCAAAAATGGATATTAAAATTGCATCGCATAATGCTTCTTTTAAATACCCTGATTTACCAAAAAGTGTTCAGAATATTAACATAGATACGCAAATCAAAAACGACACTGGTTTAGCCGATGACATGTATATAAACATCGGAAATCTTGCTTTCAGAATAGATCAGGATACCTTTGCAGCCAAAGGTAGTTTACGAAATATAACGACAAATATGATCGTAGATATGGCAGTAAACGGAACCCTGAATCTTGCTAATTTAGATAAAGCATATCCTTTAGAATTAGAGCAACAACTCAATGGAATACTTAAAGCAAATGTAAACACCAATTTTGATATGCAATCTTTAGAAAAAGAAGAATATCAAAACGTAAAAAGTGCTGGAACAATTAGTTTGGATAAATTCACATACGCTTCACCAGAATTACCTAGTGAGATAAATATTGAAAGAGCCAATGTGAATTTTAAGCCAAATACCATTACCTTAGATAAAATGGAAGTTACCACGGGTAAATCAGATCTTTCAGCTCAGGGAACTATAAATAACTTAATGGGATTTCTATTTTCAAAACAAGATCTCAAAGGAACCTTTGATGTTAGTTCTGAAGTTTTTGCGGTAAATGATTTTATGGTAGCTGAAAATGAAACAGTAGAAGAGCAAACTGAAGAAAAAGCAACAAACGACCCGCTCAAAATCCCTTCTTTTATAGATGCAACCTTAAATTTTGATGCAAAAAAAGTAATTTATGATAATCTAGAATTACGAAACACCAAGGGAAGTGTAAAAATAAATGATGAAACAGCTTATTTACAAAATGTAACATCCAATCTTTTTGATGGAGGACTTGCCTTTAATGGTAAAGTATCTACAAAATCAGAAACCCCTAATTTTGGTATGAATCTAGACTTAAGTAAAATTGATATTGTCAAATCTTTTTCGAGTCTAGAGTTACTACAAGGATTAGCTCCTATTGCTAAAGCCTTAACAGGTGCATTGACTACACAAATCAACTTAAATGGCAATCTAAAAAATGACCTTACGCCAGTTTTAAATTCTGTAAAAGGGGATGCTTTGGCAGAAATATTAAATGCTCAGATAAGTACAGCCCAAACACCATTACTATCTAAATTGGATAGCAAGCTAAATTTTTTAGACCTCGATAAACTTAATCTAAAAGATCTTAAAACATCGCTCACCTTTGATGATGGTAAAATTAACGTAAAGCCATTTGATTTTGATATTAAAGGAATCAAGATAACCGCAGGAGGTAGTCATGGTTTTGACATGAATATGGAT
Coding sequences:
- a CDS encoding fibronectin type III domain-containing protein produces the protein MKTSKKSLFLLILLFITTIGSLIANTDKYRLTWRTDPSTTMVIGWNQISGNSPVVYYGIEDFGTNYNSYPNNKTVDRTVSRKGMDNNFARLTGLQPDTAYYFVIKDSEGVSDRFWFKTAPNDPNTRLSIVAGGDSRNNRTPRQNANKLVSKLRPHAVLFGGDMTDDSTNSQWQNWFNDWQLTIGSDGRMIPVVAARGNHEDSNNVRDLFDIPTDAGGEYYALSFGGNLIRTYTLNTEVTPGGTQGNWLQNDLTANAANHFWAVAQYHRATRPHQSGKSEQNDQYEAWSKPFYDHAVQLVMESDSHVVKRTWPIKPSTGNGSDEGFIRADTDPNSAIYVGEGCWGAPTRSANDSKDWTKASGSFNQFKWLWIDKEKIELRTIKVDNADEVGLLNDTNLFTLPSNIDLWNPNGGTVVNIENPHTGNVLSTEDVNVTSNFSIYPNPIISGLLTINNTNYSETENNSAVIRDILGKVIEKIDFTSKITKYNTDHLRSGVYFMNVTTEKGNKSYRFIKG
- a CDS encoding RNA methyltransferase, which encodes MARKLKNSELDRKTITEFKTAKKTPLIIILDNIRSLNNIGSVFRTADAFLIEKIYLCGITATPPHKDIQKTALGATDTVDWEYTENTIDLVTKLQSENIKILSIEQAENATMLNTFSPEPNQTYAIIFGNEVKGVQQEVVSASDQVIEIPQYGSKHSLNISVSTGIVIWDLFSKL
- a CDS encoding dipeptidase; the protein is MKYISAILVICLTLISCNEKTTEAKKEASMTEDQLIAKAKKIHKNVITLDTHCDINIKNFTDSINYTQDLNSQITLPKMNKGGLDVAWFIVYTGQDSLNTEGFDKAHKIAMSKFDAIHRLVDTIAPNQIELALTSEDVRRIHKSGKKVAMIGIENGYPVGTDINNVKKFYDLGGRYMSLSHNGHSQLCDSNTGEADDVWLHNGLSDLGKEVVAEMNKWGMMIDVSHPSKESMRQMIELSKAPIIASHSSARTLCDHSRNLDDEQLQWLKENGGVVQTVAFTSYLNTEKFEKRVVKEVEIGKQIADSMGITWLEREEVMKLSSEEKETYYDFLGKMAAIRRAKVKKMTDLPPAVDVVDFVNHIDYMVEKIGIKHVGISSDFDGGGGIEGWSDASETFNVTLELVKRGYTEEQIEKLWSGNLLRVLDEVQKVANELQKG
- the folK gene encoding 2-amino-4-hydroxy-6-hydroxymethyldihydropteridine diphosphokinase is translated as MKTSNHIHISLGSNIGNRLDYLQQALEAIYETVGNVVSVSSVYQTPAWGFSSDDFYNACILVKTFYSTSEVLDKLLEIENSLGRSRKDGEGYEARTIDLDIVFSSEGIIETENLIVPHPSMQDRIFVLKPLEEIAAELVHPILNQTVHQLLEKTADVSVVTKLSEVMLGPKAKYSLSTFQYLTIEGNIGAGKTSLARLIAEEFNAKLVLERFADNPFLPKFYEDMERYAFPLEMSFLADRYQRLQDDIGQLDLFKDFVVSDYDVFKSLIFAQVTLQEDEYKLYKKVFDIMYRDLPKPGLYVYLYQNTERLLENIKKRGRDYEQKIPAEYLNKINKGYLQFIKSQAHFNVKVIDISEKDFILNRADYIWILSQLTK
- a CDS encoding queuosine precursor transporter encodes the protein MNKTSLNLKDKITAYRIYLILGALFISSLVASNLIFQKFFYWDFFGVYTFEISVGILPYPITFLITDIISEIYGKRKANQIVTAGIFASFFSLLIIYVSKEVPATSWSPINDEIFTKVFGATVVAVFASMMAYLFAQYIDIQIFHFWKRITKGKHLWIRNNFSTFASQFIDTFTVLLLLCATGVIDWDRFGVLLLNGFLFKVLVAAFDTPLLYIAVYFLRKRFGLKQGGELALEI
- a CDS encoding AsmA family protein, which translates into the protein MIKKALKIFGILVALLIIVIISIPLLFGGTIKDKIRYLANEHVNAKVDFADVDISLIRSFPKASVIIDELSIINFAPFEGDTLAYAKKISLDMSINELFKDAEEPISIQKFIIDEANIGIKTDSIGNSNFDIAKASEQTEVATKEESGSFTFELDHYEINNSKLLYQNDISKIALLMTNVNHSGDGSLSGENIVLDTASSSEVSFSLDNTKYLNKNSLKLEAELELDLENQRYTFKENKAFINQLPLEFEGFVQLFEKYTDVDLSFKTPSSDFKNFLAVIPEVYAKNLDGVQTTGDFSVNGIIKGKTDDVYIPKMDIKIASHNASFKYPDLPKSVQNINIDTQIKNDTGLADDMYINIGNLAFRIDQDTFAAKGSLRNITTNMIVDMAVNGTLNLANLDKAYPLELEQQLNGILKANVNTNFDMQSLEKEEYQNVKSAGTISLDKFTYASPELPSEINIERANVNFKPNTITLDKMEVTTGKSDLSAQGTINNLMGFLFSKQDLKGTFDVSSEVFAVNDFMVAENETVEEQTEEKATNDPLKIPSFIDATLNFDAKKVIYDNLELRNTKGSVKINDETAYLQNVTSNLFDGGLAFNGKVSTKSETPNFGMNLDLSKIDIVKSFSSLELLQGLAPIAKALTGALTTQINLNGNLKNDLTPVLNSVKGDALAEILNAQISTAQTPLLSKLDSKLNFLDLDKLNLKDLKTSLTFDDGKINVKPFDFDIKGIKITAGGSHGFDMNMDYNVSLDVPARYLGSDASGLISKLSDQEANEMKVALPIGISGNFSNPKIDLNTKQAVTQLTQQIIDKQKEKAKDKIVGEGTKVLTDLLGGSKKDKDSTKTTSDKPEDKLKDVAKDIFGGFLGKKKKKDTTKTKN